From one Marinobacter sp. LV10MA510-1 genomic stretch:
- a CDS encoding DUF3299 domain-containing protein, with protein MVFLPLAHAELPEIDWLDLMPAEDLALLESMPEIVHDGEGPPLLPDEIMTGRVVTAMANTRGRIPGFVVPLKTTEDMRILEFFLVPYFGACIHVPPPPPNQLIHMKYKKGFKLTALYDPVWVEGTILIDRTENVIGISSYSMAVESVYPYEP; from the coding sequence ATGGTATTTTTACCTTTGGCGCACGCGGAGCTACCGGAGATTGATTGGTTGGATTTGATGCCGGCGGAAGATCTGGCATTGCTAGAGAGCATGCCGGAAATTGTGCACGATGGCGAAGGCCCGCCCTTGCTGCCGGACGAAATCATGACAGGGCGTGTGGTAACGGCCATGGCGAATACCCGGGGTCGTATTCCAGGTTTCGTGGTGCCGCTGAAGACCACAGAGGATATGCGCATTCTGGAGTTTTTCCTGGTGCCTTATTTTGGTGCCTGTATTCATGTACCACCACCGCCGCCCAATCAACTTATCCATATGAAGTACAAAAAGGGCTTCAAGCTGACTGCGCTCTACGACCCGGTCTGGGTTGAGGGTACGATTCTGATTGACCGTACCGAGAATGTGATCGGGATTTCGTCTTATTCTATGGCGGTGGAGTCAGTTTATCCTTATGAGCCTTGA
- a CDS encoding UbiH/UbiF/VisC/COQ6 family ubiquinone biosynthesis hydroxylase — MTEAQSSQTPTVADIMIVGGGMVGSALALGLAQQGWHVVLVEASPLAKLQTAAQPATSVDDFEPRVSAISMASQRLLEKLGAWAEVAAGRHCPYQMMAVWDAEGTGRIEFDAAEMRAEALGTIIENRHIVRALFNALEASPATIISGAKVAGWLANGPNGEGGDAPGIRLEDGQQLRARLVVAADGAQSRLRQLVGLPTREWDYDQQAIVATVRSKQLHQYTARQSFSRTGPLAFLPLQADNGDENFCSIVWSQDTLEARRLMALDDAAFNAELERAIELPVDSIEAISRRFAFPLRQRHAMDYTASGFALVGDAAHSIHPLAGQGANLGYGDVAVLLEELKRARKLGLNPGDALVLGRYQRRRKSENLTMMAAMEALKQLFGRDELPLRWLRNQGMNWLNQLAPLKNRLAAEAMGLKD, encoded by the coding sequence ATGACTGAAGCGCAGAGCTCACAAACGCCCACCGTGGCAGACATTATGATTGTTGGTGGCGGTATGGTGGGGTCGGCCCTGGCTTTGGGGTTGGCGCAACAGGGCTGGCACGTCGTTCTGGTTGAGGCCAGCCCCCTGGCGAAGTTGCAGACCGCCGCTCAGCCGGCGACCAGTGTTGATGATTTCGAACCCCGTGTGAGCGCCATCTCTATGGCCAGCCAGCGTTTGCTGGAAAAGCTTGGTGCCTGGGCCGAAGTGGCCGCGGGTCGTCATTGCCCGTACCAGATGATGGCCGTGTGGGACGCCGAGGGCACTGGGCGCATCGAATTCGACGCCGCAGAGATGCGCGCCGAAGCGCTGGGCACTATTATCGAAAACCGCCATATTGTGCGGGCCCTGTTTAATGCTCTGGAGGCCAGCCCGGCGACCATTATCAGTGGCGCCAAGGTTGCTGGCTGGCTGGCGAACGGGCCGAATGGAGAGGGTGGAGATGCGCCCGGTATTCGCCTGGAAGATGGCCAGCAGCTGCGGGCGCGATTGGTGGTAGCGGCAGATGGCGCGCAATCACGGTTGCGTCAGTTAGTAGGCTTACCTACCCGCGAATGGGATTATGATCAACAGGCCATTGTGGCCACGGTGCGCAGCAAGCAGCTGCACCAGTACACCGCGCGCCAGAGCTTTTCCCGCACCGGCCCGCTGGCGTTTCTGCCGTTGCAAGCTGATAACGGCGACGAGAATTTTTGTTCGATTGTGTGGTCGCAGGACACGCTTGAGGCCCGTCGCCTGATGGCGCTGGACGACGCCGCTTTCAATGCCGAACTGGAGCGTGCCATAGAACTTCCGGTGGATTCGATTGAAGCGATTTCCCGTCGCTTTGCGTTTCCTCTGCGCCAGCGCCACGCCATGGATTACACAGCGTCAGGCTTTGCGCTGGTTGGCGACGCCGCGCACAGTATTCATCCGCTGGCCGGCCAGGGTGCCAATTTGGGTTATGGCGACGTGGCGGTATTGCTGGAGGAATTGAAGCGTGCCCGCAAGCTGGGCCTGAACCCCGGGGATGCTCTGGTGCTGGGGCGCTACCAGCGCCGCCGCAAATCGGAAAATTTGACCATGATGGCAGCCATGGAAGCCTTGAAGCAGCTCTTCGGCCGTGACGAACTGCCGTTACGTTGGCTGCGCAATCAGGGCATGAACTGGCTTAACCAGTTGGCACCTCTGAAAAACCGCTTGGCCGCCGAGGCGATGGGTTTAAAGGATTAA
- a CDS encoding 5-formyltetrahydrofolate cyclo-ligase: protein MSDNIAHPSFLPSSAHQNTSRNQLRRHLRQQRNALSPLQQRHASQQLAKRLLANPDLYRARHIAIYLPNDGEISPLPYVQAARRRGIRVYLPVLHPLIPGKLVFSPYTSHTRLRSNRFGIAEPAFSAGLKRPAWAMDAILFPLVGFDEHGGRLGMGGGFYDRTFAFCRTRPRLAPKLIGLAHDFQRVDSLPIESWDVPLHSVVTERGCYRTVG, encoded by the coding sequence TTGAGCGACAACATCGCCCACCCCTCTTTTTTACCGTCTTCTGCACACCAGAACACCTCCCGCAATCAGTTACGCAGACACTTGCGCCAACAACGCAACGCTCTGTCTCCTTTGCAACAAAGACACGCATCGCAGCAACTGGCCAAGCGCCTGCTAGCCAACCCTGACCTTTATCGCGCCCGCCACATTGCCATTTACTTGCCAAACGATGGTGAAATCAGCCCGCTGCCCTATGTGCAGGCTGCACGCCGCCGCGGCATACGCGTTTACTTGCCGGTGTTGCACCCGCTAATACCCGGAAAGCTGGTATTCAGTCCTTACACGTCGCACACCCGCCTGCGCTCCAATCGTTTTGGCATTGCGGAACCTGCGTTTAGCGCCGGCCTGAAACGGCCAGCCTGGGCCATGGACGCAATCTTGTTTCCGCTGGTAGGGTTTGACGAGCACGGAGGAAGACTGGGCATGGGCGGAGGGTTTTACGATCGCACATTTGCGTTCTGTCGCACTCGGCCACGGCTCGCGCCCAAGCTGATTGGCCTGGCCCATGATTTTCAGCGGGTGGACAGCTTACCGATTGAGTCTTGGGATGTGCCTTTGCACTCGGTGGTCACCGAGCGTGGCTGTTATCGGACAGTGGGCTGA
- the pepP gene encoding Xaa-Pro aminopeptidase, with the protein MTSMIPVKEFAERRRKLMDHMAPDSIAILPSAPERVRNRDVLHPFRQDSDFHYLTGFGEPESVLVLIPGRAHGESVLFCKERDPSKEQWDGFLVGQEGAVERYGVDDAFPIGDIDDILPGLIEGRSRIYYPLGKDRGFDTRVMDWVKVIRSKVRTGARPPGEFAAVEHLLHDLRLYKSANEIKVMAKAGEISAQAHCNAMKLAREGLSEYHLEAELIHTFRQHGTRETAYPSIVGGGVNGCILHYIENSEPLNNGDLVLIDAGCELECYASDITRTFPVSGHFSEPQKALYNVVLNAQYAAIDAVRPGNHWNQPHEAALNVLTQGLIDLGLIAGPVDDAIANETFKPFFMHRTGHWLGLDVHDVGDYKVGDAWRQLEPGMVMTVEPGLYVSPGNTDVDERWRGIGIRIEDDVVVTKDGCRVLTDGVPKTIDEIEALMAG; encoded by the coding sequence ATGACGTCGATGATACCTGTAAAGGAATTTGCGGAACGTCGCCGCAAGCTGATGGACCACATGGCGCCGGACAGCATTGCCATTCTGCCTTCGGCGCCAGAACGCGTACGTAATCGCGACGTTTTGCACCCGTTTCGCCAAGACAGCGACTTTCATTATTTAACCGGCTTTGGTGAGCCTGAATCGGTGCTGGTGTTGATTCCCGGGCGCGCTCATGGCGAATCGGTGTTGTTCTGCAAAGAGCGCGACCCTTCGAAAGAACAGTGGGACGGCTTTTTAGTGGGCCAGGAAGGCGCCGTTGAGCGTTACGGCGTGGACGACGCTTTCCCGATTGGTGACATCGACGACATCCTGCCGGGCCTGATTGAGGGCCGCAGCCGCATTTATTACCCGCTGGGTAAAGACCGTGGTTTTGACACCCGTGTTATGGACTGGGTAAAAGTGATTCGCAGCAAAGTGCGCACCGGCGCTCGCCCCCCCGGCGAATTTGCGGCCGTAGAGCATCTTCTGCACGATTTGCGTCTTTATAAAAGCGCGAATGAAATCAAAGTGATGGCCAAGGCCGGCGAAATCTCAGCCCAGGCCCACTGCAACGCCATGAAACTCGCCCGCGAGGGCCTGAGTGAATACCACTTGGAAGCCGAACTGATTCATACGTTCCGTCAGCACGGCACCCGCGAGACGGCGTATCCATCTATTGTGGGTGGCGGCGTGAACGGCTGTATTCTGCATTACATCGAAAACAGCGAGCCCCTGAACAACGGCGATCTGGTATTGATCGACGCCGGCTGCGAACTGGAATGCTACGCCTCGGACATTACTCGCACGTTTCCGGTGAGCGGCCATTTCAGTGAGCCTCAAAAGGCGCTTTATAACGTGGTGTTGAATGCCCAGTACGCTGCGATTGATGCCGTGCGCCCCGGCAACCACTGGAATCAGCCCCACGAAGCAGCGCTGAATGTGCTGACCCAGGGCCTGATTGATCTGGGCCTGATTGCGGGGCCTGTTGATGACGCCATTGCCAATGAGACCTTCAAGCCGTTTTTCATGCATCGCACCGGCCATTGGTTAGGGTTGGACGTGCACGATGTGGGTGATTACAAAGTGGGTGATGCCTGGCGCCAGCTGGAGCCGGGCATGGTCATGACGGTAGAGCCGGGGCTGTATGTGTCACCGGGTAACACCGATGTGGATGAGCGCTGGCGCGGAATTGGCATTCGCATTGAAGACGACGTAGTCGTTACCAAAGACGGCTGCCGCGTACTGACGGACGGCGTGCCAAAAACAATCGACGAAATTGAAGCATTAATGGCGGGCTGA
- a CDS encoding ABC transporter ATP-binding protein has translation MTKTTATMITPDSDSASNPLSLRALPSQPSLQISELSFRWQSRQPALTFPDITLNAGDHLFLRGASGSGKSTLLGLLAGLNTADSGEIRLLGKSIGSLAPSARDRFRADHIGVIFQQFNLVPYLTALANVTLPCQLSRARRDRIGSDASHSDTQAAIYAKATTLLTELSIPQELHSRKPAQLSIGQQQRVAAARALMGAPELILADEPTSALDSNNRDRFMQLLLEMAHQNRTSVVFVSHDPALAHHFHHQIELEQPSWLSS, from the coding sequence ATGACCAAAACGACAGCCACCATGATCACTCCAGACTCTGACAGCGCAAGCAATCCGCTTTCACTGCGCGCTCTACCCTCGCAGCCCTCCCTACAAATCAGCGAGCTGAGCTTTCGCTGGCAGTCGCGCCAGCCTGCTCTGACTTTTCCAGATATTACTCTGAACGCCGGCGACCACCTGTTTTTACGGGGGGCCAGCGGCAGCGGTAAAAGCACCTTGCTAGGCCTTCTGGCCGGGCTAAACACCGCAGATAGCGGCGAAATACGCCTGCTGGGGAAATCTATAGGAAGCCTCGCACCCTCGGCACGGGACCGTTTTCGCGCCGACCATATCGGCGTGATCTTTCAACAGTTCAATCTGGTGCCCTATTTGACCGCGCTGGCTAATGTCACCCTGCCCTGTCAGCTATCCCGCGCTCGCCGTGATCGCATTGGCTCAGACGCCAGTCATTCAGATACCCAGGCAGCCATTTACGCCAAAGCAACAACACTACTGACAGAGCTATCCATTCCCCAGGAATTGCATAGCCGAAAACCCGCGCAGCTGAGCATTGGCCAACAGCAGCGGGTTGCGGCCGCCCGCGCGTTGATGGGCGCACCAGAGCTGATTCTGGCTGACGAGCCCACCTCGGCGCTGGACAGCAACAATCGGGACCGCTTTATGCAGTTGCTGCTGGAGATGGCACATCAAAATAGAACTTCCGTGGTGTTTGTCAGTCACGACCCGGCCCTGGCACACCATTTTCACCACCAGATTGAACTGGAGCAGCCCTCATGGCTATCCTCATGA
- a CDS encoding 16S rRNA (uracil(1498)-N(3))-methyltransferase, which yields MNLALLFAADFISTDTVRLSDRRLEHLRSIRKIAVGDSVPVGQVNGNIGVGRVTKLTDHYAELHVTLDQAPPEPLPLTLMLAMPRPKMFRRTLQTCATLGVKELWLINSYKVEKSFWQTPWLQEPALHDNLVLGLEQARDTLMPKVHIRKLFKPFVEDELPALLAGKQALVAHPGSAQPCPVHLQGSAALCIGPEGGFTDYEVDKLQQAGCQAVHLGQRILRVETAVPVLVSRLFDGCV from the coding sequence ATGAATCTGGCCTTGCTGTTCGCCGCGGATTTCATTTCTACCGATACCGTGCGCTTAAGCGATCGCCGCCTGGAACATTTACGCAGCATCCGTAAAATCGCCGTGGGTGACAGCGTGCCGGTGGGCCAGGTAAACGGCAATATCGGTGTGGGCCGGGTGACCAAACTGACCGATCACTACGCCGAACTTCACGTCACCCTTGACCAAGCCCCGCCAGAACCTCTGCCGCTTACACTGATGCTGGCCATGCCGCGGCCAAAAATGTTCCGTCGCACTCTGCAAACCTGCGCTACCCTGGGCGTAAAAGAACTGTGGTTGATCAACAGCTACAAAGTGGAGAAGAGCTTCTGGCAAACCCCATGGCTGCAAGAGCCGGCGTTGCATGACAATCTGGTGCTGGGGCTGGAGCAAGCTCGCGACACCTTGATGCCCAAAGTGCACATTCGCAAACTGTTCAAGCCCTTTGTGGAAGACGAGCTGCCGGCGCTGCTGGCCGGCAAACAGGCACTGGTGGCGCATCCAGGCAGCGCACAGCCCTGCCCTGTGCACCTGCAAGGCTCAGCGGCGCTGTGCATTGGCCCGGAAGGTGGCTTCACCGATTACGAAGTGGATAAACTGCAGCAGGCAGGCTGCCAGGCGGTGCATCTGGGGCAACGCATACTGCGGGTAGAAACCGCGGTGCCGGTGCTGGTGAGCCGGTTATTCGACGGTTGTGTCTAA
- a CDS encoding cell division protein ZapA, whose protein sequence is MSTKSTVEVRILDKEYLVTCPEEEQEALLRSARHLDRKMREIRNSGKVFGTERIAVMAALNITNEMLERDTMSEGSSTLLKAMDDKLNVALK, encoded by the coding sequence ATGTCCACCAAATCGACTGTTGAGGTGAGAATTCTCGACAAGGAATACCTGGTTACCTGCCCCGAGGAGGAACAGGAAGCATTGTTGCGATCGGCACGGCATCTGGACCGTAAAATGCGGGAGATCCGTAACAGCGGCAAGGTGTTTGGAACCGAGCGAATTGCGGTGATGGCGGCGCTGAATATCACCAACGAAATGCTGGAGCGCGATACCATGTCAGAAGGCAGCAGCACGCTGCTAAAGGCCATGGACGACAAGCTTAACGTTGCCCTAAAGTAA
- a CDS encoding ABC transporter permease: MAILMTARLALSLTKSSLWHRRRILLLVTLTLTLSVSLLLGIQYVRSEIRQSFTNTISNTDLIIGARSGQLNLLLYSVFHIGDATNNLSWQSYQALQGDERLSWLIPISLGDSYNGHRVVATTGAMFEHFRYGRSQPLALQHGQWFNDLFEVVLGADVARAFNHNVGDQLIMGHGGGSVSFARHDSTPFTVTGVLGATGTPVDQAVYISLNSMEAMHVGWESGVGIPGRTLTLEQAKERSFTPSNITAAFAGVEHRVLTFRIQRDINNYGEEPLTAILPGVALSELWRLLGQFEKALLGVTGFVVVVCLISLATVLLTLQAQRSAEIAILRATGASAGLIASLYLLESLAVALLACALALALGAAGIAAVSPWLQANYGVLLTLRPLSQVEWILLATVPVAALVIGLVPALSAWRRGRRPGWQVLDDV; encoded by the coding sequence ATGGCTATCCTCATGACTGCCCGCCTTGCTCTGAGCCTTACCAAATCCAGCCTTTGGCACCGGCGGAGAATACTGCTGCTGGTTACCCTCACGCTAACGCTCAGCGTGAGTCTGCTACTGGGCATTCAGTACGTGCGCAGCGAAATCCGCCAGTCGTTCACCAACACCATCAGCAATACAGATCTGATTATCGGGGCCCGCAGCGGTCAGTTAAACCTGCTGCTATACAGCGTGTTTCACATTGGCGATGCGACCAACAACCTTAGCTGGCAAAGCTACCAGGCGCTACAGGGTGACGAGCGTTTAAGCTGGCTGATCCCCATTTCCCTGGGCGACAGCTACAACGGCCACCGCGTGGTAGCGACCACCGGCGCCATGTTCGAGCACTTTCGCTATGGTCGCAGCCAGCCGCTCGCACTGCAGCACGGCCAGTGGTTTAACGATCTGTTTGAAGTGGTATTGGGCGCCGATGTAGCCCGTGCCTTTAATCATAACGTTGGCGACCAGCTCATTATGGGCCACGGTGGTGGTAGCGTGAGCTTCGCCCGCCACGACAGCACGCCGTTTACCGTAACCGGCGTGCTTGGTGCCACAGGCACGCCGGTAGACCAGGCGGTTTATATCAGCCTGAACAGCATGGAAGCCATGCATGTGGGCTGGGAATCCGGCGTTGGCATTCCCGGGCGCACCCTCACCCTGGAACAGGCCAAAGAGCGCAGCTTTACCCCGTCCAACATTACCGCCGCGTTTGCCGGCGTAGAGCACAGAGTACTGACCTTTCGTATTCAGCGCGACATCAACAACTATGGCGAAGAGCCGCTAACCGCCATACTGCCCGGCGTGGCCCTGAGCGAGCTCTGGCGTCTGCTGGGCCAATTTGAAAAAGCGCTGTTGGGCGTCACCGGTTTTGTGGTCGTGGTATGTCTGATTAGCCTGGCGACGGTGCTGCTGACGTTACAGGCCCAGCGATCAGCCGAAATCGCCATACTTCGCGCCACCGGCGCCTCTGCGGGCTTAATTGCCAGTCTGTATCTGCTGGAATCATTGGCTGTCGCACTGCTGGCCTGCGCTTTAGCCTTGGCGCTGGGCGCTGCCGGTATAGCCGCAGTCAGCCCTTGGCTACAGGCAAACTACGGCGTTTTGCTCACACTGCGCCCACTGAGCCAGGTCGAGTGGATTCTGCTGGCAACGGTGCCGGTGGCAGCGCTGGTGATTGGTTTGGTGCCGGCGCTGAGCGCCTGGCGACGCGGCCGGCGGCCGGGCTGGCAAGTACTGGACGACGTTTGA
- a CDS encoding TIGR02449 family protein, giving the protein MEQPEVQVLADKLDQLLERYGKLDMENQSLKKRQEDWIRERAQLVHKNDLAKTKIEAMIGRLRALEQH; this is encoded by the coding sequence ATGGAACAGCCCGAAGTACAGGTGTTGGCGGACAAGCTAGATCAGCTTCTTGAGCGCTACGGCAAGCTTGATATGGAAAACCAGTCGCTGAAAAAACGCCAGGAAGACTGGATTCGCGAGCGCGCCCAGCTGGTTCATAAAAACGACCTGGCAAAAACCAAAATTGAAGCCATGATAGGCCGCCTGCGGGCACTGGAGCAGCATTAA
- the ubiH gene encoding 2-octaprenyl-6-methoxyphenyl hydroxylase, whose product MTANDTDTDILIAGGGLAGATLALALARMVPQLRVTVAETFPLASNAEPDSYQPSYDARSTALAWGSRLIYEQLGLWPALAQHAAPIRHIHVSDRGHFGAARLHAAEYRQDALGYVVDNRWMGLCLVRELLKTQVQWLAPAEVTDMTCHGDNVRVTVTTAGEARELSARCLVVADGGRSDLRERLGFQIRHQPYGQNALIANVTTADSHQFAAYERFTDSGPMALLPHGSPTCASHQSALVWTLSNSELEQVLAMPDADKCTRLQQRFGWRLGRFTRIGECNHYPLALTLVDNPVRPGVALVGNAAHSLHPVAGQGFNLALRGLMTLVEQFRLASEQGCNPGELAVLQRYQQLHQSDRVQTAGFSDSLIQIFGSPLPPLAAARDAGLMGLDLVPAAKRWFAGNAMGLGGRKARIQRPGSHNSKALSHD is encoded by the coding sequence GTGACGGCAAACGATACGGATACCGATATCCTGATTGCCGGCGGCGGGTTAGCCGGGGCGACCCTGGCTTTGGCGCTGGCGCGCATGGTGCCGCAACTGCGTGTCACCGTGGCAGAGACTTTTCCTCTTGCCAGCAACGCTGAGCCTGACAGCTACCAGCCCAGCTACGATGCGCGCTCAACCGCCTTGGCCTGGGGTTCGAGGCTGATTTATGAGCAGCTTGGTTTGTGGCCTGCATTGGCCCAGCACGCCGCTCCGATACGTCATATTCACGTATCGGATCGCGGTCATTTTGGCGCCGCCCGCCTGCACGCCGCAGAATACCGCCAGGACGCGCTGGGCTACGTGGTGGATAACCGCTGGATGGGCCTGTGTCTGGTGCGTGAGCTGTTAAAAACGCAGGTGCAATGGTTGGCACCGGCAGAGGTAACTGACATGACCTGCCACGGTGATAATGTGCGGGTGACGGTAACCACCGCAGGCGAAGCCCGGGAGCTGAGCGCACGCTGCCTGGTGGTGGCCGACGGCGGCCGTTCCGACTTGCGTGAGCGCCTGGGGTTTCAGATTCGGCACCAGCCCTACGGCCAGAATGCGTTGATTGCTAACGTAACCACCGCCGACAGCCATCAGTTTGCTGCCTACGAGCGCTTCACCGACAGCGGCCCCATGGCGTTGCTACCCCACGGATCGCCAACCTGCGCTAGCCATCAGTCAGCGCTGGTGTGGACCTTATCGAACTCCGAGCTGGAACAGGTGTTGGCCATGCCCGACGCCGACAAATGCACGCGTCTACAGCAACGCTTTGGCTGGCGCCTGGGGCGCTTCACCCGCATTGGCGAATGCAATCACTACCCGCTGGCGCTAACGCTGGTAGACAACCCGGTGCGCCCGGGCGTTGCGTTGGTGGGCAACGCCGCACACAGTTTGCACCCGGTGGCGGGCCAGGGTTTCAATCTGGCCCTGCGCGGATTGATGACGCTGGTGGAGCAATTCCGCCTGGCCAGTGAGCAAGGCTGCAACCCCGGTGAACTTGCGGTATTGCAGCGTTACCAGCAATTACACCAGAGCGACCGGGTGCAAACCGCAGGTTTTTCCGACTCCCTGATTCAGATTTTTGGCTCGCCACTGCCACCGCTTGCGGCGGCCAGAGATGCCGGTTTAATGGGGTTAGACCTGGTGCCCGCGGCAAAACGTTGGTTTGCAGGCAACGCCATGGGCCTGGGCGGTCGCAAAGCCCGCATTCAGCGTCCCGGTTCCCATAACAGCAAGGCGCTGAGCCATGACTGA
- a CDS encoding DUF2796 domain-containing protein yields MTSRNPLTSLKSLNSLNFAIGLCLCALATASTASEQQPHQHGHAQLQIAVENNNIDLILTSPAYNLLGFEHQPRTEQQKQTLENARQWLTTQALITPASGNCTVESASMDFNAKAAEKDHHNHDHHHDETMNEHANIEVSQVLNCKSADIGGQLTTPLIDQFPEIQELDVEWVTNSTQGSAKLSSPDNQFQL; encoded by the coding sequence ATGACATCCCGCAACCCTCTAACCTCTCTAAAATCCCTAAACTCTCTGAATTTCGCCATTGGCCTGTGTTTGTGCGCACTGGCCACTGCCAGCACCGCCAGCGAACAGCAACCACACCAACACGGCCACGCCCAGCTGCAGATAGCGGTAGAAAACAACAACATTGACCTGATTCTGACCAGCCCCGCCTACAACCTGCTGGGGTTCGAACACCAACCACGCACCGAGCAACAAAAACAGACCCTGGAAAACGCCAGGCAGTGGCTAACGACCCAGGCACTCATTACGCCTGCTAGCGGCAACTGCACGGTGGAGTCTGCCAGCATGGACTTCAACGCAAAAGCCGCTGAAAAAGATCATCATAATCACGACCACCATCATGATGAAACGATGAACGAACACGCCAACATAGAAGTCAGTCAGGTGCTCAACTGCAAAAGCGCGGATATCGGCGGCCAGCTTACAACTCCGTTGATTGACCAGTTTCCGGAGATACAGGAACTGGACGTGGAGTGGGTAACCAACAGCACCCAGGGCAGCGCAAAACTGAGCTCACCCGATAACCAATTCCAGCTCTGA
- a CDS encoding DUF808 domain-containing protein — MAGSSLFLLIDDIATILDDVSLMTKAAAKKTVGVLGDDLALNAQQVAGVKPSRELPVVWAVAKGSLLNKAILVPAAVAISFFAPWLVTPLLMLGGAFLCYEGAEKLVHRFLHKAEHDQHKKDLKEALKNPQVDLKQVEKDKIKGAIRTDFILSAEIIAITLGTVTQQPIGMQFAVLSVVALMITVGVYGLVAGIVKLDDGGLYLTKKDSALAQKLGHGILWFAPYMMKTLSVLGTIAMFLVGGGILTHGFSAIGHGIESFAGGLGEMAGTIVPILANGLFGLVAGLLLVAVLTPLLKRFKKPEAQQS, encoded by the coding sequence ATGGCCGGAAGCAGCCTGTTCTTATTAATCGACGACATTGCCACCATACTTGACGACGTATCGTTGATGACCAAAGCTGCCGCCAAGAAAACCGTCGGCGTGCTGGGTGATGACCTGGCATTAAACGCGCAACAGGTAGCCGGCGTAAAGCCTTCGCGGGAGCTACCGGTGGTGTGGGCAGTTGCAAAGGGGTCGCTGCTGAACAAGGCTATTTTGGTGCCTGCGGCGGTGGCTATCAGCTTTTTTGCGCCTTGGCTGGTAACGCCCCTGTTAATGCTGGGTGGTGCTTTTCTGTGTTACGAAGGCGCGGAAAAGCTGGTGCACCGGTTTTTGCACAAAGCCGAACACGACCAGCATAAAAAAGATCTGAAAGAGGCCCTGAAAAATCCGCAAGTCGACTTGAAACAGGTCGAAAAAGACAAAATAAAAGGTGCGATCCGCACCGACTTTATCCTGTCGGCGGAAATCATCGCGATTACCCTCGGCACAGTAACTCAACAACCTATCGGCATGCAGTTCGCCGTGCTGTCAGTGGTGGCTTTAATGATTACGGTGGGTGTTTACGGTTTGGTGGCGGGTATCGTAAAACTGGACGACGGTGGCCTGTACCTGACGAAAAAAGACAGCGCTTTGGCGCAAAAGCTGGGCCACGGTATTCTGTGGTTTGCGCCTTATATGATGAAAACCCTGTCGGTGCTGGGCACCATTGCCATGTTCCTGGTGGGCGGGGGTATTCTTACCCACGGCTTTTCCGCCATTGGTCACGGTATTGAGAGTTTTGCCGGGGGTCTGGGAGAGATGGCCGGCACAATAGTGCCCATTCTGGCCAATGGCCTGTTTGGTTTGGTTGCAGGGTTGTTGTTAGTCGCGGTGCTGACGCCATTGCTGAAAAGATTTAAAAAGCCGGAAGCTCAGCAAAGCTGA
- a CDS encoding UPF0149 family protein, whose product MSVSDASAAPNIEISAEFERWANVFLAHKAFSHPSELHGVLCGRFAAGGRMQEDECASMVCEHIGLASTALEESPELRVFAAGIYQQALAQLSSMDMSFQPLLPDDDYALEQRLESLISWVRGFLAGMALAAGESLGEAPEEIRELMEDMVAISQLSDEEDASEENDQQLVEITEYVRLGALAVFTEFNEPEQPPKTPPTLH is encoded by the coding sequence ATGTCTGTATCCGATGCTTCCGCTGCTCCAAATATCGAGATTTCTGCGGAATTCGAGCGCTGGGCCAATGTATTTTTGGCGCACAAAGCGTTCAGCCATCCGTCTGAGTTACACGGTGTGCTCTGTGGTCGTTTCGCCGCCGGTGGGCGTATGCAAGAAGACGAGTGTGCCTCCATGGTATGCGAACATATCGGACTGGCTTCGACAGCGCTGGAGGAATCGCCGGAGCTAAGAGTGTTCGCTGCGGGTATTTACCAGCAGGCCCTGGCGCAGCTGAGCAGTATGGATATGAGCTTTCAGCCCCTGCTGCCAGACGATGATTATGCGCTTGAGCAAAGGCTGGAGTCGCTGATTTCCTGGGTGCGTGGTTTTCTGGCGGGTATGGCACTGGCGGCGGGTGAGTCGCTGGGGGAGGCGCCGGAAGAAATCCGCGAGCTGATGGAAGACATGGTCGCCATCAGTCAGCTGTCTGACGAAGAAGACGCCAGCGAAGAAAACGATCAGCAACTGGTAGAAATTACCGAGTATGTCCGGTTGGGTGCGCTGGCGGTGTTTACCGAGTTTAACGAGCCGGAGCAACCGCCCAAGACGCCCCCTACTCTTCATTAG